One Hippocampus zosterae strain Florida chromosome 21, ASM2543408v3, whole genome shotgun sequence genomic region harbors:
- the rab3ip gene encoding rab-3A-interacting protein isoform X1: MACSSAPSNAETLEGFHEVNLASPTTPDLLQNQAEQRPAACRGEPPTSLYRTHSLGAPPPGPRSSLRADLLPTRPVYSTPTHARNGSVQGAEADVAEGNFPSADDGGDCGALNESFSRLRSPSVMEVREKGYERLKDELTKAQRELLLKDEECERLSKVRDQLGQELEELTASLFQEAHRMVREANVKQANAEKQLKEALGKIDVLQAEVQALKTLVLSSPTSPVGELPAVGGGGGKAAFRKGHSRNKSTSSAILGTQADASATQPIVRECREADAQLFSEFKAWREEPTLDRRCCFLERVYREDIYPCLTFSKSELGSSILESVEQNTLSVEPVGFQPLPVVKASAVECGGPKKCALSGQTKTCKHRIKFGDSSNYYFVSPYCRYRITAVCNFFTYIRYIHQGLVKQQDAEQMFWEVMQLRREMSLAKLGYFKDNL; encoded by the exons ATGGCCTGCAGCAGCGCTCCCAGTAACGCCGAAACGCTGGAAGGCTTCCATGAGGTCAACCTGGCCTCGCCCACCACGCCCGACCTGCTGCAG AACCAAGCGGAGCAGCGCCCCGCCGCCTGCCGCGGCGAGCCGCCCACGTCCCTGTACCGCACGCACTCGCTGGGGGCGCCGCCCCCTGGGCCGCGCTCGTCGCTGCGGGCCGACCTGCTCCCCACGCGGCCCGTCTACTCCACACCCACGCACGCCCGCAATGGCAG CGTGCAGGGCGCCGAGGCGGACGTGGCCGAGGGCAACTTCCCGTCGGCCGATGacggcggcgactgcggcgcCCTGAACGAGAGTTTTTCACGGCTACGCAGCCCGTCGGTCATGGAGGTGCGAGAGAAAGGATACGAGcggctcaaggacgagctgacCAAAGCGCAGAGG GAATTGCTGTTGAAGGATGAGGAGTGTGAGAGGTTGTCAAAAGTGCGAGATCAGCTGGGccaggagctggaggagctgaCCGCCAGCCTCTTCCAG GAGGCCCACAGGATGGTGCGGGAGGCCAACGTCAAGCAGGCCAACGCCGAGAAGCAGCTGAAGGAAGCCCTGGGCAAG ATTGACGTCCTGCAGgcggaggtgcaggccctgaagACGCTGGTCCTGTCCTCGCCCACGTCTCCCGTGGGCGAGCTCCCCGccgtgggcggcggcggcgggaaggCGGCCTTCCGGAAGGGCCACAGCAGGAACAAGAGCACCTCCTCGGCCATCTTGGGAACGCAAGCCGACGCGTCGGCCACGCAGCCCATCGTGCGGGAGTGTCGAGAG GCGGACGCGCAGCTCTTCAGCGAGTTCAAGGCGTGGAGGGAGGAGCCCACGCTGGACCGCCGCTGCTGCTTCCTGGAGCGAGTTTACCGCGAGGACATCTATCCGTGCCTCACCTTCAGCAAGAGCGAG CTGGGTTCGTCCATCTTGGAATCGGTGGAGCAGAACACACTCAGCGTGGAGCCGGTGGGCTTCCAACCACTGCCCGTCGTCAAAGCCTCGGCCGTCGAGTGTGGCGGACCAAA GAAGTGCGCCCTCAGTGGCCAGACCAAAACCTGCAAGCACAGAATTAAGTTTGGGGACTCATCCAACTATTACTTTGTGTCTCCATACTGCCGATACCGA ATCACGGCGGTGTGTAATTTCTTCACATACATTCGTTACATCCACCAGGGGCTCGTTAAGCAGCAGGACG cgGAACAGATGTTCTGGGAGGTGATGCAGCTGCGCCGGGAGATGTCCCTGGCCAAGCTGGGCTACTTTAAAGACAACCTGTGA
- the rab3ip gene encoding rab-3A-interacting protein isoform X2 yields MACSSAPSNAETLEGFHEVNLASPTTPDLLQNQAEQRPAACRGEPPTSLYRTHSLGAPPPGPRSSLRADLLPTRPVYSTPTHARNGSVQGAEADVAEGNFPSADDGGDCGALNESFSRLRSPSVMEVREKGYERLKDELTKAQREAHRMVREANVKQANAEKQLKEALGKIDVLQAEVQALKTLVLSSPTSPVGELPAVGGGGGKAAFRKGHSRNKSTSSAILGTQADASATQPIVRECREADAQLFSEFKAWREEPTLDRRCCFLERVYREDIYPCLTFSKSELGSSILESVEQNTLSVEPVGFQPLPVVKASAVECGGPKKCALSGQTKTCKHRIKFGDSSNYYFVSPYCRYRITAVCNFFTYIRYIHQGLVKQQDAEQMFWEVMQLRREMSLAKLGYFKDNL; encoded by the exons ATGGCCTGCAGCAGCGCTCCCAGTAACGCCGAAACGCTGGAAGGCTTCCATGAGGTCAACCTGGCCTCGCCCACCACGCCCGACCTGCTGCAG AACCAAGCGGAGCAGCGCCCCGCCGCCTGCCGCGGCGAGCCGCCCACGTCCCTGTACCGCACGCACTCGCTGGGGGCGCCGCCCCCTGGGCCGCGCTCGTCGCTGCGGGCCGACCTGCTCCCCACGCGGCCCGTCTACTCCACACCCACGCACGCCCGCAATGGCAG CGTGCAGGGCGCCGAGGCGGACGTGGCCGAGGGCAACTTCCCGTCGGCCGATGacggcggcgactgcggcgcCCTGAACGAGAGTTTTTCACGGCTACGCAGCCCGTCGGTCATGGAGGTGCGAGAGAAAGGATACGAGcggctcaaggacgagctgacCAAAGCGCAGAGG GAGGCCCACAGGATGGTGCGGGAGGCCAACGTCAAGCAGGCCAACGCCGAGAAGCAGCTGAAGGAAGCCCTGGGCAAG ATTGACGTCCTGCAGgcggaggtgcaggccctgaagACGCTGGTCCTGTCCTCGCCCACGTCTCCCGTGGGCGAGCTCCCCGccgtgggcggcggcggcgggaaggCGGCCTTCCGGAAGGGCCACAGCAGGAACAAGAGCACCTCCTCGGCCATCTTGGGAACGCAAGCCGACGCGTCGGCCACGCAGCCCATCGTGCGGGAGTGTCGAGAG GCGGACGCGCAGCTCTTCAGCGAGTTCAAGGCGTGGAGGGAGGAGCCCACGCTGGACCGCCGCTGCTGCTTCCTGGAGCGAGTTTACCGCGAGGACATCTATCCGTGCCTCACCTTCAGCAAGAGCGAG CTGGGTTCGTCCATCTTGGAATCGGTGGAGCAGAACACACTCAGCGTGGAGCCGGTGGGCTTCCAACCACTGCCCGTCGTCAAAGCCTCGGCCGTCGAGTGTGGCGGACCAAA GAAGTGCGCCCTCAGTGGCCAGACCAAAACCTGCAAGCACAGAATTAAGTTTGGGGACTCATCCAACTATTACTTTGTGTCTCCATACTGCCGATACCGA ATCACGGCGGTGTGTAATTTCTTCACATACATTCGTTACATCCACCAGGGGCTCGTTAAGCAGCAGGACG cgGAACAGATGTTCTGGGAGGTGATGCAGCTGCGCCGGGAGATGTCCCTGGCCAAGCTGGGCTACTTTAAAGACAACCTGTGA
- the ndufa12 gene encoding NADH dehydrogenase [ubiquinone] 1 alpha subcomplex subunit 12, which translates to MAEYLSVVRRALGQLGGHGGVRGFLLQLVRVNDVKTGALIGVDKYGNKYYEDKKHYFFGRHRWVIYTKEMNGKNTLWEVDGSMVPAEWHRWLHCMTDDPPTTHPPEPKKFLAEVHQFNVSGTSKQYVPYSTTRKKVHEWVPPKAQ; encoded by the exons ATGGCGGAGTACCTCAGTGTAGTCCGAAGGGCTTTGGGACAACTCGGAGGTCACGGCGGTGTCCGGGGGTTTCTTCTTCAACTCGTTAG GGTAAACGATGTGAAGACAGGAGCCCTCATCGGCGTGGACAAATATGGCAACAAATATTACGAGGATAAGAAGCATTACTTCTTCG GACGCCATCGCTGGGTGATCTACACCAAGGAGATGAATGGGAAGAACACTTTGTGGGAGGTGGATGGCAGCATGGTGCCCGCCGAATG GCATCGCTGGCTCCACTGCATGACAGacgacccccccaccacacacccACCCGAGCCCAAGAAGTTCCTTGCTGAGGTGCACCAGTTCAACGTGAGCGGCACTTCAAAGCAGTATGTGCCCTACTCCACCACACGCAAGAAGGTCCATGAGTGGGTGCCCCCTAAAGCCCAGTGA
- the mdm2 gene encoding E3 ubiquitin-protein ligase Mdm2 isoform X1 has product MSRRLYKSQPQSLPQLSLPPLCTLTLCTRTHGLLTGWPIACMSTDNMDTSDENKVVRPKLELSALLKLAGATKDVLTFKEVMFYLGQYIIQKQLFDKKQQHIVHCAQDALGRILGVDTFSVKEPRLFFSMLSKNLVIVRSQEESTRSFAEAASGSQTQQPTQESVAGSGPSSPNIRRRRRRRTRSSRSNDAGPSAGLPGEEKDNGSEADDDEDGGEGAKRSRSDSYSLTFDDSLSWCVIGGLASGRDRRNSHSSETASNSARSDATAAIASDSDSDNFSVEFEVESIDSDDYNEDDDDAFSADDQVYELTIFEEDDDDSFDEDTEITEADYWSCDGCKESNPPLSRNCLRCWRLRRDWLHSASLLARPEAGVDAPALDAEDGVDVPDGKTLKSSSAPDSQESQKRREAPASRPPSSCSSSSQEKLWTCDSQQSSLGNSQETAGAPELERSASAEMRLPESCLEPCLICQSRPKNGCIVHGKTGHLMTCYVCARKLKKHNKLCPVCRLPIQAVVFTYFS; this is encoded by the exons ATGTCCCGGAGGCTCTATAAGAGCCAGCCGCAGTCTTTGCCTCAactctctctccctccactCTGCACTTTAACTCTTTGCACTCGCACTCATGGACTGCTGACAGGCTGGCCG ATTGCCTGCATGTCAACCGACAACATGGACACCTCTGATGAAAACAAAGTG GTGCGGCCCAAGTTGGAGCTCTCCGCTTTGCTCAAGCTGGCGGGCGCCACCAAAGACGTCCTGACCTTCAAGGAG GTGATGTTCTACCTGGGCCAGTACATCATCCAGAAGCAGCTGTTCGAcaagaagcagcagcacatcGTGCACTGCGCCCAAGACGCGCTGGGCCGCATCCTGGGAGTCGACACCTTCTCTGTGAAAGAACCTCG gctttttttctccatgctcTCCAAGAACCTGGTGATCGTCAGGAGCCAAGAAG AGTCGACGCGAAGCTTCGCCGAAGCGGCCAGCGGCAGCCAGACGCAACAACCCACACAG GAAAGCGTGGCAGGAAGTGGCCCTTCGTCTCCCAACATCCGCCGCCGGCGGCGAAGGCGCACCAGGAGCTCCAGGAGCAACGACGCAG GTCCCTCTGCCGGCTTACCAGGCGAGGAAAAAGACAACGGCTCCGAGGCggacgacgacgaggacggCGGCGAGGGTGCAAAGAGGAGCCGCTCGGACAGCTACTCGCTCACTTTTGATGACAGCCTGTCCTGGTGTGTGATTGGTGGACTGGCAAGCGGGCGGGACAGGCGCAACAGCCATTCGTCAGAGACTGCGAGCAAC TCCGCCAGGTCCGACGCGACGGCCGCCATCGCCAGCGACTCGGACAGCGACAACTTCAGCGTGGAATTCGAGGTGGAGTCCATCGACTCGGATGATTACAACGAAGACGACGATGACGCCTTCTCCGCTGACGATCAG GTGTACGAGCTCACCATATTCgaggaggatgacgacgacTCGTTTGACGAAGACACCGAGATCACCGAAGCT GACTACTGGAGCTGCGACGGCTGCAAGGAGTCCAACCCGCCTCTCTCCAGGAACTGCCTGCGCTGCTGGCGCCTGCGCCGGGATTGGCTGCACAGCGCCTCGCTGCTGGCCCGACCCGAGGCTGGCGTCGACGCTCCGG CTTTGGACGCCGAGGACGGCGTGGACGTCCCGGACGGCAAAACGCTGAAATCCTCCTCGGCTCCCGACTCGCAGGAGTCGCAGAAGCGTCGGGAGGCGCCGGCCTCGCGGCCGCCCTCGTCCTGCAGCTCGTCCTCGCAGGAGAAGCTGTGGACGTGCGACTCGCAGCAGTCGTCGCTCGGCAACTCCCAGGAGACGGCGGGCGCGCCCGAGCTGGAGCGAAGCGCGTCGGCCGAGATGCGGCTGCCGGAGTCGTGCCTGGAGCCGTGCCTCATCTGCCAGTCGCGGCCCAAGAACGGCTGCATCGTCCACGGCAAGACGGGACACCTCATGACGTGCTACGTGTGCGCCCGCAAGCTGAAGAAGCACAACAAGCTGTGTCCCGTCTGTCGGCTGCCCATCCAAGCCGTCGTCTTCACCTACTTCAGCTGA
- the mdm2 gene encoding E3 ubiquitin-protein ligase Mdm2 isoform X2: MSTDNMDTSDENKVVRPKLELSALLKLAGATKDVLTFKEVMFYLGQYIIQKQLFDKKQQHIVHCAQDALGRILGVDTFSVKEPRLFFSMLSKNLVIVRSQEESTRSFAEAASGSQTQQPTQESVAGSGPSSPNIRRRRRRRTRSSRSNDAGPSAGLPGEEKDNGSEADDDEDGGEGAKRSRSDSYSLTFDDSLSWCVIGGLASGRDRRNSHSSETASNSARSDATAAIASDSDSDNFSVEFEVESIDSDDYNEDDDDAFSADDQVYELTIFEEDDDDSFDEDTEITEADYWSCDGCKESNPPLSRNCLRCWRLRRDWLHSASLLARPEAGVDAPALDAEDGVDVPDGKTLKSSSAPDSQESQKRREAPASRPPSSCSSSSQEKLWTCDSQQSSLGNSQETAGAPELERSASAEMRLPESCLEPCLICQSRPKNGCIVHGKTGHLMTCYVCARKLKKHNKLCPVCRLPIQAVVFTYFS, from the exons ATGTCAACCGACAACATGGACACCTCTGATGAAAACAAAGTG GTGCGGCCCAAGTTGGAGCTCTCCGCTTTGCTCAAGCTGGCGGGCGCCACCAAAGACGTCCTGACCTTCAAGGAG GTGATGTTCTACCTGGGCCAGTACATCATCCAGAAGCAGCTGTTCGAcaagaagcagcagcacatcGTGCACTGCGCCCAAGACGCGCTGGGCCGCATCCTGGGAGTCGACACCTTCTCTGTGAAAGAACCTCG gctttttttctccatgctcTCCAAGAACCTGGTGATCGTCAGGAGCCAAGAAG AGTCGACGCGAAGCTTCGCCGAAGCGGCCAGCGGCAGCCAGACGCAACAACCCACACAG GAAAGCGTGGCAGGAAGTGGCCCTTCGTCTCCCAACATCCGCCGCCGGCGGCGAAGGCGCACCAGGAGCTCCAGGAGCAACGACGCAG GTCCCTCTGCCGGCTTACCAGGCGAGGAAAAAGACAACGGCTCCGAGGCggacgacgacgaggacggCGGCGAGGGTGCAAAGAGGAGCCGCTCGGACAGCTACTCGCTCACTTTTGATGACAGCCTGTCCTGGTGTGTGATTGGTGGACTGGCAAGCGGGCGGGACAGGCGCAACAGCCATTCGTCAGAGACTGCGAGCAAC TCCGCCAGGTCCGACGCGACGGCCGCCATCGCCAGCGACTCGGACAGCGACAACTTCAGCGTGGAATTCGAGGTGGAGTCCATCGACTCGGATGATTACAACGAAGACGACGATGACGCCTTCTCCGCTGACGATCAG GTGTACGAGCTCACCATATTCgaggaggatgacgacgacTCGTTTGACGAAGACACCGAGATCACCGAAGCT GACTACTGGAGCTGCGACGGCTGCAAGGAGTCCAACCCGCCTCTCTCCAGGAACTGCCTGCGCTGCTGGCGCCTGCGCCGGGATTGGCTGCACAGCGCCTCGCTGCTGGCCCGACCCGAGGCTGGCGTCGACGCTCCGG CTTTGGACGCCGAGGACGGCGTGGACGTCCCGGACGGCAAAACGCTGAAATCCTCCTCGGCTCCCGACTCGCAGGAGTCGCAGAAGCGTCGGGAGGCGCCGGCCTCGCGGCCGCCCTCGTCCTGCAGCTCGTCCTCGCAGGAGAAGCTGTGGACGTGCGACTCGCAGCAGTCGTCGCTCGGCAACTCCCAGGAGACGGCGGGCGCGCCCGAGCTGGAGCGAAGCGCGTCGGCCGAGATGCGGCTGCCGGAGTCGTGCCTGGAGCCGTGCCTCATCTGCCAGTCGCGGCCCAAGAACGGCTGCATCGTCCACGGCAAGACGGGACACCTCATGACGTGCTACGTGTGCGCCCGCAAGCTGAAGAAGCACAACAAGCTGTGTCCCGTCTGTCGGCTGCCCATCCAAGCCGTCGTCTTCACCTACTTCAGCTGA